The Chitiniphilus purpureus sequence CCCGAGCCGCCGATATAGCGATACAGCGGCAGGCCGGCTTCCTCAGCGGCGGCCTTGGCCACGGCCATTGACACGGCGAGGATGGCGTTGGCGCCAAGCTTGCTCTTGTCCTCGGTGCCGTCCAGATCGATCATGGTCTTGTCGATGAAGGCCTGCTCGGCGGCATCAAGGCCGATGATGGCTTCGACGATCTCGGTATTGATGTTCTCGACCGCCTTGAGCACGCCCTTGCCAAGGTAACGGCTCTTGTCGCCATCACGCAGCTCCAGCGCCTCGCGCTCGCCGGTGGATGCACCGGACGGCACGGCCGCACGGCCCATCACGCCCGATTCCAGCAGCACGTCGGCCTCGACGGTCGGGTTGCCGCGCGAATCCAGGATTTCGCGGGCGATCACATCAACGATTGCGCTCATTGCCATACCTCAGTATTGATTGGTTTATGAAACGGAACACCGCCAGGGCCGGCCTGGCGGTTGGAAATCACAACGTCTGCTCGATCAGCGAGTCTGCCTTCACCACCTGATCCAGCGCCTTGAGCGTGGTCAGCAGTTCCTTCATACGCGGCAACGGCCAGGCGTTGGGGCCATCCGACTTGGCGCAAGCCGGGTCGGGATGCGTCTCGGCAAACAGGCCGGCAATGCCGGTGGCGACGGCGGCACGTGCCAGCACCGGCACGAACTCGCGCTGCCCGCCCGATCGGTCCCCTTGCCCGCCCGGCAACTGCACCGAATGGGTGGCATCGAACACCACCGGACAGCCGGTCTCGCGCATGATGGCCAGCGCACGCATGTCGCTCACCAGATTGTTGTAGCCAAAGCTCACGCCGCGCTCGCAGGCCATGAAGACATCGTCGGCCAGCCCGGCCTCGCGCGCGGCCTCGCGCGCCTTGTCCATCACATTCTTCATATCGCCCGGTGCGAGGAACTGGCCCTTCTTGATGTTGACCGGTTTGCCCGACTGGGCGCAGGCGCGGATGAAGTCGGTCTGCCGACACAGGAATGCCGGTGTCTGCAGCACGTCGACCACGGCGGCGACCGGGCCGATCTGGTCGATCTCGTGCACATCGGTCAGCACCGGGACGCCGACCTGCTCGCGTACCTTGGCCAGGATCCGCAGACCCTCTTCCATGCCGAACCCACGGAACGACTTGCCGGACGAGCGGTTGGCCTTGTCAAAGCTCGATTTGAAGATGAACGGAATGCCAAGCCCGGCGGTGATTTCCTTGAGTTGGCCGGCCACATCGATGGAAAACTGCTCCCCTTCGATCACGCACGGCCCGGCGATCAGGAAGAAAGGCCGATCCAGGCCCACCTCGAATCCACAAAGTTTCATGACACCTCTCGTGCTAGGTGAAGCGCGCCGCCGGCACGGACGTTTCGGCCATCGCCCTGATACGTCGCTGCACCGGCCGCCTTGGCCTCATGCGTTAACAGCTCACCCCTTCCCGCCCTTGCGAGCGCGCATACGCGATCGCGGCTTCGATGTACGACTTGAACAGCGGATGGCCGTCACGCGGTGTGGAGGTGAATTCCGGGTGGAACTGACAGGCAAAGAACCAGCGATGGCCGGGCAGCTCCACGGTCTCGACCAGTTGCTCGGCACCGGTGGACTGACCGCTGATCAGCAATCCGGCTTCGCGCAGGCGCGCCAGGTAATGGTTGTTGACTTCGTAGCGATGGCGATGGCGCTCGGTGATGCGCTCGGCACCATAGATCCGTGCCGCAAGCGTGCCCGGCTGCAGCAGGCATTGCTGCGCGCCCAGCCGCATCGTGCCACCCATGTTGGAATTGGCATCACGTTTTTCGATCCTGCCGTCGTGATTGACCCATTCATCGATCAGGGCGACCACCGGGTATTCCGTCTCCAGGTCGAACTCGGTCGAGTTGGCACCTTTGAGGCCGGCCACGTCGCGCGCGTATTCGATCAACGCGATCTGCATGCCAAGGCAGATGCCCAGATAAGGAATGTCGTGCTCGCGCGCGAACTTCACTGCGAGGATCTTGCCCTCGACACCACGCTTGCCAAAGCCACCCGGTACCAGGATGGCGTCCATGTGCGCAAGGCAACCAGTGCCCTCGGTTTCCAACGACTCCGAATCGACGAAGTGGATCTTCACCTGGCTTTCGGTATGCACACCGGCATGCTTGAGCGCTTCGATCAGTGATTTGTATGACTCGGTCAGGTCGACGTACTTGCCGACCATGGCGATATTGACCGTCTGCCTCGGGTGATCGATGGCATGCACGATCTTGTCCCATACCGACAGATCCGCACCGGGCAGCTCAAGCTGCAGCTGGCGGCAGATGATGTCGTCTATCCCCTGCTCGGAGAGCACCCGCGGGATCTTGTAGATGCTGTCCATATCCGGGCAGGACACCACCGCCTTTTCGGAGACGTTGGTGAAAAGCGCGATCTTCTGACGTTCGTCGTCTGGCACCATCCGGTCCGCCCGGCAGATCAGCACGTCGGGCTGGATGCCGATCTCGCGCAGCTCCTTGACGCTGTGCTGCGTCGGCTTGGTCTTGATCTCGCCGGCGGCGGCGATATAAGGCACATAGGAAAGATGGACGAAACAGGCGTTCTCCCGTCCCAGTTGCACGCCCATCTGGCGGATCGCCTCAAGGAACGGCAGCGATTCGATATCGCCGACGGTACCGCCGATCTCGATCACCGCCAGTTGCGCGTCGCCCGCGCCCTGGCGGATGAAAAGCTTGATTTCGTCGGTGATATGCGGAATCACCTGGACAGTCTTGCCCAGATAATCGCCGCGCCGCTCCTTCTTGATCACCGATTCGTAGATCTGGCCGGTGGTGAAGTTGTTGGTCTTCTTCATCTTGGCCTGGATGAAACGCTCGTAGTGCCCCAGGTCCAGATCGGTCTCGGCGCCATCTTCGGTCACAAACACTTCGCCGTGCTGCATTGGGGACATGGTGCCCGGATCGACGTTGATGTACGGATCCAGTTTCATCATGGTGACTTTGAGGCCGCGCGATTCGAGGATAGCGGCCAGAGACGCGGCGGCGATGCCTTTGCCAAGCGAAGACACCACACCACCGGTAACGAAGATGAACTTGGTCATGACTGCCACAGGGGAGTGTGAATTGCGCATTTTACCCGATGCCCACGAGGCCCCTCAATTCTGGACAAGCAGGCGGGAATATGCGCGGTACTCCGCCTTATGCCACCGGATGCCCAATGTGCCGGATGATGCAGTCGCCACTGCACGAGCACCGTTGCCTGACATCTGGATAGCATTGCGGGCGCAGACCGCGTTTTCCTGCAGTATCGCGCCTCTCCCAGGGCCCACGGAGCGGTACGGCGTGACGCAAGACCGCCATTTAAGCCCGCCTGTCCCCGGCACACCGTTGATGAGCCTGCTTGGGCTTTACCTGGGGGCGCTGAAGGGTTTATTGAGTAAACATAAGCAAACAGGCGACATTCCTTGCACGGAATGCCTCGCATTTGATGCGATGCAGCAAAAAATCGTTACCCCAGGCCGCCAAAATATGTAAGATACAGCGCCCTGGAGCAAGCGAGCGCAATTTGCGCAAAACACTACGTCATGGGAAAGGAAACAGAGTATGTCCAAATCAGCGTTGGTCACGGGTGGCATGGGCGGGATCGGCACGGCGATTTGCAAGCAATTGGCCGATGCCGGATTCAAGGTCGTCACCACGTACTCGCGCCCTGGAAAAGAGGCAGGCTGGCTTGCCGAGGCCAAGGAGGCCGGCTACACCTTTTTGGCCTATGAATGCGATGTAACCGATTTCGACGCCTGCGTGGCGCTCAGAGCCAGGATTGCAGCTGAAGTGGGTGACATCGACGTGCTGGTCAACAACGCGGGCATCACCCGCGACGCCACGTTCAGGAAACTGGGCAAACCTGATTGGGACGCGGTAATCCGCACCAATCTCGATTCGGTATTCAATGTCAGCAAGCAGTTCGTCGACGGCATGGTCGAGCGCGGCTGGGGGCGGGTGATCAATATCTCGTCCATCAATGGTCAGAAAGGCCAGTTCGGCCAGACCAACTATTCAGCGGCCAAGGCAGGCATGCACGGCTTTACGATGGCCTTGGCGCAGGAAGTGGCCCGCAAAGGCGTCACGGTCAACACCATCAGCCCCGGCTATATCGCAACCGATATGGTGATGGCCGTGCCGGAGGACGTCCGTGCCAAGATCGTCTCGCACATCCCCGTTGGCCGCCTGGGCCGGCCCGAGGAGATTGCAAGCCTGGTGGTCTACCTGGCATCCGATCTGGCCGGCTTCATCACCGGGGCCAATCTGGCCATCAACGGTGGCCAGCACACCTGCTGAGCCTTGAGGGCGAGCGGGCATGCAAACGGCACCTGCATGGTGCCGTTTGCGTCACAGCCTGCTCATCGCTTTCCACCTGCCGCCAGCCTGCAATGCGCGTCAACGTAACCCGCCGGACGACCCTTTCAATGCCACACCAGGGCTTTGGGGGATGGCAAACGGGGGCACCCCCCGAGCATCGTGTGGCCATCACCTGCCAACGCGACGATCAAACCAGGTACCGGCGATACCGATGCAAACGGGACGGCAGGTTCGTGCCGTACTGGCTTGCGCTTGCCCCCGGCGTTGGCGCGTCCTGGAGCGGCGCCCCTGCATATCAGCGCCCTGCCCGCAGCAGCCCGGCATGCCAGGGTTGGTCGTTCTGGGCACGGGTGCCGGCTCCAGTTGCCAGTCAACCGGTAGGCAAATGGATGCCGCCACATCGTGCCCCGTGTGCGGGGTCAAGGCGGCAGGCAGGATAGCAAGCCGATCGCCTTATTCCTCCTCATCCACAGCGGTGCCGACAACCTTGTACGCCACATCGAGCGAAAATCCGCGTGCCGCCAGGAAACGCAGTTGCCGGGCCCGGGATTTGAGATCCACGGCGGGCTGTCCGAACTTGCGCCGCCATAGCTCGCGTGCCCACGTCTCCTCCGTCTGCCCCAACCCTGTCAATGCCTGATCGATGGCAGCCGTATCCACGCCCTTGCCGCGCAGCTCGGCCTGCAGTCGTGCCATGCCATACCGGCCGGCACGCCCATGACTCCAGCTTTCGGCGAAGCGGGCGTCGGAAAGCCAGCCGCGCGCGACCAGGTCATCGAGCAGGGCGTCCAGTTCCTGTGCGTCAGTCGCATGCGGCAGCAGTTTCTGCTGCAACTCCGCCCGCGCATGCTCGCGGCGCCCCAGCAGTGCCAGGGCGCGGTTGCGCAAGGTCAGCGGGGAACGCGCCAAGGTCACCTCCATGCGACAAAGGCGGGCCGTGCAGGCCCGCCTTGCGTGCTACCGGAAAACAGCTACGGGTCTACTCGGCGAACGACTCGGGTTCGTCCGACAACCCCGCACCGGATTCGAGCGGCAGCACGGTGCCGCCGATCTTCTCGCGGATCCGGCGCACGATCTCGTCCGCCACCTCGGGGTTGTCCTTCAGATACTGCCGAGAGTTTTCCAACCCCTGGCCGATCTTGTTGCCGTTGTAGCTGTACCAGGCCCCCGATTTCTCGACCACCTTGTGCACGGCACCGTGCTCGATGATCTCGCCTTCGCGCGAGATGCCCTCGCCGTACAGGATATCGAAGTTGACCACGCGGAACGGCGGCGCCACCTTGTTCTTGGCGATCTTCACCTTGGTCTGGTTGCCGATGATCTCGTCGCCCTTCTTG is a genomic window containing:
- the kdsA gene encoding 3-deoxy-8-phosphooctulonate synthase, which translates into the protein MKLCGFEVGLDRPFFLIAGPCVIEGEQFSIDVAGQLKEITAGLGIPFIFKSSFDKANRSSGKSFRGFGMEEGLRILAKVREQVGVPVLTDVHEIDQIGPVAAVVDVLQTPAFLCRQTDFIRACAQSGKPVNIKKGQFLAPGDMKNVMDKAREAAREAGLADDVFMACERGVSFGYNNLVSDMRALAIMRETGCPVVFDATHSVQLPGGQGDRSGGQREFVPVLARAAVATGIAGLFAETHPDPACAKSDGPNAWPLPRMKELLTTLKALDQVVKADSLIEQTL
- a CDS encoding CTP synthase, whose product is MTKFIFVTGGVVSSLGKGIAAASLAAILESRGLKVTMMKLDPYINVDPGTMSPMQHGEVFVTEDGAETDLDLGHYERFIQAKMKKTNNFTTGQIYESVIKKERRGDYLGKTVQVIPHITDEIKLFIRQGAGDAQLAVIEIGGTVGDIESLPFLEAIRQMGVQLGRENACFVHLSYVPYIAAAGEIKTKPTQHSVKELREIGIQPDVLICRADRMVPDDERQKIALFTNVSEKAVVSCPDMDSIYKIPRVLSEQGIDDIICRQLQLELPGADLSVWDKIVHAIDHPRQTVNIAMVGKYVDLTESYKSLIEALKHAGVHTESQVKIHFVDSESLETEGTGCLAHMDAILVPGGFGKRGVEGKILAVKFAREHDIPYLGICLGMQIALIEYARDVAGLKGANSTEFDLETEYPVVALIDEWVNHDGRIEKRDANSNMGGTMRLGAQQCLLQPGTLAARIYGAERITERHRHRYEVNNHYLARLREAGLLISGQSTGAEQLVETVELPGHRWFFACQFHPEFTSTPRDGHPLFKSYIEAAIAYARSQGREGVSC
- the phbB gene encoding acetoacetyl-CoA reductase, which translates into the protein MSKSALVTGGMGGIGTAICKQLADAGFKVVTTYSRPGKEAGWLAEAKEAGYTFLAYECDVTDFDACVALRARIAAEVGDIDVLVNNAGITRDATFRKLGKPDWDAVIRTNLDSVFNVSKQFVDGMVERGWGRVINISSINGQKGQFGQTNYSAAKAGMHGFTMALAQEVARKGVTVNTISPGYIATDMVMAVPEDVRAKIVSHIPVGRLGRPEEIASLVVYLASDLAGFITGANLAINGGQHTC
- the recX gene encoding recombination regulator RecX, which gives rise to MARSPLTLRNRALALLGRREHARAELQQKLLPHATDAQELDALLDDLVARGWLSDARFAESWSHGRAGRYGMARLQAELRGKGVDTAAIDQALTGLGQTEETWARELWRRKFGQPAVDLKSRARQLRFLAARGFSLDVAYKVVGTAVDEEE